In Elusimicrobiota bacterium, one genomic interval encodes:
- a CDS encoding efflux RND transporter permease subunit has product MKLADISIKRPVFAVMMIAALVVLGLFSYSRLGVDQFPNVDFPFVIIQTTLKGASPEEIETSLTKPIEEAVNTISGIEDLQSTSFESLSQVFVSFVLEKNSDVAAQEVRDNVNRILSQLPQGTDPPVIQKFDPGAAPVMSISVNGSRSLRDLTETAKKKIKEPLEGLKGVGKITMVGSREREIHIILNPMKMAAFKLSSKEVKDALTQQNIEIPGGRVDQGQRELVLRTLGRIAASADFEKVIVTNVNGVPVRIRDIGRVEDTEEEPRSLARLNDQPTISLIVQKQSGTNTVEVITTVKTALEKLTGGLPPGVHAEVTRDQSDFILASVRTVQEHLILGALLASLMVLFFLGDLRSTIIASISIPTSIIATFVLMDLAHFTLDTMTLLALALAVGVVIDDAIVVLENIFRHMEEEKIVPMTAASSGTREIGLAVMATTLSLVIIFLPLAYMQGIVGRFLKSYGLTVAFAIMVSLFVAFTLTPMLCSRFLKLRQGPRSALQRGVDAFNEVLRTRYGRLVQWALAHRGWVVGGAAAVILSTVPLILVIGKDFLPPDDTSEMQITIKAPEGTSLTATDEIMKQLEREIRRLPGVRTLLTSIGEGEGRNVNDGLIYVRLQPIGKRRHSQFEIMAMARRALKKYTGLRTSVSKVDLIGGTNFPTSDFSYVLVGPDLDKLQEYSGAIVDGLKKEPGFVDVDTTLSYAKPELQVRIERDRAQDMGVKVEDIASSLRTMVGGEEDITKYKEGDELYQVRLRVDKNYRNTAEAVSGLYLPSSKVGLVRLDNISTLIERKGPSQIDRMNRQRQVTITANLEDVPMGAAIAKADALVKNLRMPPEYKPLLIAEGREMGRMFTGFLIAFGLSLIFMYMVLASQFESFLHPITILLSLPLSIPFALLSLFILGQNLTIFSIMGLFMLFGIVKKNAILQVDYTNTLRARGMPCYEAILEANKTRLRPILMTTLVLVAAMIPVALGRGPGSANRATMAAVIIGGQTLCLLITLLMTPVAYSLFDDANTWFRKRYRSLEAPRPPKQESN; this is encoded by the coding sequence GTGAAACTAGCCGACATCAGCATTAAACGTCCGGTTTTCGCGGTGATGATGATCGCCGCATTGGTCGTGCTCGGTCTCTTTTCCTACAGCCGCCTGGGAGTGGACCAGTTCCCGAACGTTGATTTTCCCTTCGTCATTATCCAGACGACCCTTAAAGGCGCCAGCCCCGAAGAGATCGAAACCTCCCTGACCAAACCGATCGAGGAAGCGGTCAACACCATTTCGGGAATTGAGGATCTTCAATCCACCAGTTTTGAAAGCCTCAGCCAGGTCTTCGTTTCCTTCGTTCTGGAAAAGAACTCGGACGTGGCCGCGCAGGAAGTCCGCGACAACGTCAACCGTATTCTCAGCCAGCTGCCGCAGGGAACCGACCCCCCGGTTATTCAGAAGTTCGACCCGGGCGCGGCGCCCGTCATGTCCATTTCGGTGAACGGCTCCCGCTCGCTGCGCGACCTCACGGAAACCGCCAAAAAGAAAATCAAAGAACCCCTGGAGGGGCTCAAAGGCGTCGGCAAAATTACGATGGTGGGCAGCCGGGAACGCGAAATCCATATTATCCTGAACCCGATGAAAATGGCGGCGTTCAAGCTCTCCAGCAAAGAGGTCAAGGACGCTCTCACCCAGCAGAACATTGAAATTCCCGGAGGCCGCGTGGACCAGGGGCAACGAGAACTGGTGCTGCGAACGCTGGGCCGCATCGCCGCCTCCGCTGATTTCGAGAAGGTCATCGTCACGAACGTTAACGGCGTGCCGGTCCGCATCCGGGACATCGGACGGGTCGAGGATACCGAAGAAGAACCCCGCTCCCTGGCGCGGCTGAACGACCAACCGACGATCTCGCTCATCGTGCAGAAGCAATCGGGGACGAACACCGTGGAAGTTATCACAACCGTTAAGACGGCGCTTGAAAAACTGACGGGTGGACTTCCTCCCGGGGTTCACGCGGAGGTCACGCGCGATCAATCGGATTTCATCCTGGCTTCGGTCCGCACGGTGCAGGAGCATTTGATCCTGGGGGCTCTTCTGGCCAGTCTCATGGTCTTGTTCTTTCTCGGCGACCTGCGCAGCACGATCATCGCGTCTATCTCGATCCCGACCTCGATCATCGCGACGTTCGTTTTGATGGACCTGGCTCATTTTACGCTCGACACCATGACGCTCCTGGCGCTGGCGCTGGCGGTCGGCGTGGTGATTGACGACGCGATCGTCGTACTGGAAAACATCTTCCGGCACATGGAGGAAGAAAAAATCGTCCCCATGACCGCCGCGTCCAGCGGCACCCGTGAGATCGGCCTGGCGGTCATGGCCACCACGCTTTCGCTTGTCATTATCTTCCTGCCGTTGGCCTACATGCAGGGAATTGTCGGGCGCTTCCTGAAGAGTTACGGACTCACGGTGGCTTTCGCCATCATGGTCAGCTTGTTTGTCGCTTTCACGTTGACCCCCATGCTTTGTTCGCGTTTCCTCAAACTCCGGCAAGGTCCTCGCAGTGCCCTGCAACGAGGGGTGGATGCCTTTAACGAGGTTCTCAGAACCCGCTACGGGCGTCTCGTTCAATGGGCTCTGGCGCACCGGGGATGGGTCGTGGGGGGTGCGGCCGCGGTGATCCTTTCCACCGTGCCGCTCATCCTCGTGATCGGCAAAGACTTCCTGCCGCCCGACGACACGAGTGAAATGCAGATCACGATTAAGGCACCCGAAGGCACGTCGCTCACGGCCACCGATGAGATTATGAAGCAGCTCGAACGGGAGATCCGGCGACTGCCCGGCGTGCGCACCCTCCTCACCTCCATTGGAGAAGGGGAAGGCCGGAACGTCAACGATGGTTTAATTTATGTCCGCCTGCAACCCATCGGCAAGCGGCGGCATTCCCAGTTTGAGATCATGGCCATGGCGCGCCGGGCTCTCAAAAAATACACCGGCCTGCGGACCAGCGTCAGTAAGGTCGACCTGATCGGCGGGACCAACTTCCCGACCTCCGACTTCAGTTACGTGCTCGTGGGCCCTGATCTCGACAAGCTGCAGGAGTACTCCGGAGCCATTGTGGATGGGCTCAAGAAGGAACCGGGGTTTGTCGACGTGGACACCACCCTGAGCTACGCCAAGCCGGAACTGCAGGTGCGCATTGAGCGCGACCGCGCCCAGGACATGGGCGTCAAAGTGGAGGACATCGCCTCCAGTTTGAGAACGATGGTCGGAGGCGAAGAAGACATCACCAAATACAAAGAAGGGGATGAACTCTACCAGGTGCGCCTGCGTGTGGATAAAAATTACCGCAACACCGCGGAAGCCGTGTCCGGACTCTATTTACCATCCTCCAAGGTTGGGCTGGTTCGCCTCGACAACATCTCGACGCTCATCGAACGCAAAGGGCCCTCCCAGATCGACCGGATGAACCGCCAGCGCCAGGTCACGATCACCGCCAATCTGGAAGATGTCCCGATGGGGGCGGCCATCGCCAAAGCGGACGCACTGGTGAAAAATCTCCGCATGCCGCCCGAATACAAACCCCTGCTCATCGCCGAAGGCCGGGAAATGGGCCGCATGTTTACGGGATTTTTGATCGCCTTTGGGTTGTCGCTCATCTTCATGTACATGGTGCTGGCGTCACAATTCGAGAGCTTTCTGCACCCCATCACCATTCTTCTATCGTTGCCGCTGTCGATTCCCTTTGCCCTGCTGTCGCTGTTTATTCTGGGCCAGAACCTGACGATCTTTTCAATCATGGGATTGTTCATGCTTTTCGGAATCGTGAAGAAAAACGCCATCCTGCAGGTAGATTACACCAACACCCTGCGGGCCAGGGGAATGCCGTGTTATGAAGCGATTCTCGAAGCCAACAAAACCCGGCTGCGCCCGATTCTCATGACCACGCTCGTGCTCGTCGCCGCCATGATCCCCGTGGCGCTCGGCCGGGGGCCCGGATCGGCCAACCGCGCGACCATGGCCGCCGTCATCATCGGCGGGCAGACGCTCTGCCTGCTCATTACGCTTCTCATGACTCCGGTCGCTTACTCGCTCTTTGACGACGCCAACACCTGGTTTCGAAAACGGTATCGGTCCCTTGAAGCGCCACGCCCGCCCAAACAAGAGTCAAACTAA